Proteins encoded within one genomic window of Cellulomonas xiejunii:
- a CDS encoding M20/M25/M40 family metallo-hydrolase: MSDTQVPTAQDEVVDLCRDLIRFDTTNPGDGTGPGEREAAEYVVGLLQDVGLEPELFESAPGRANVVVRLEGADPSRPALVVHGHLDVVPAHAPDWSVDPFAAEVRDGLVWGRGAVDMKDMDAMVLAVVRQMVREGRRPARDVVLAMFADEEAGGRFGAHWAVEHRPELFAGATEAISEVGGFSVDVAGQRVYLLQTAEKGLAWLRLVAEGRAGHGSQVNTDNAVTHLAAAVARIGEHAWPLQLTPTVRALLTGVADLTGLPFGPEDPDAVDALVDALGPASRFVGATLRHSTNPTRLAAGYKENVIPGSATAAVDGRFLPGLSAEFDATVARLAGPHVRIEDLVRDTGLEAPSEGALVDAMVAAVVAEDPGAHVLPYMLSGGTDNKSLSLLGITGYGFAPLRLPPDLDFAGMFHGVDERVPVDALRFGTRVLDRLLTTC, from the coding sequence GTGTCCGACACGCAGGTCCCGACCGCCCAGGACGAGGTCGTCGACCTCTGCCGCGACCTGATCCGCTTCGACACGACCAACCCCGGTGACGGCACGGGCCCGGGGGAGCGTGAGGCGGCCGAGTACGTCGTCGGCCTGCTGCAGGACGTCGGGCTCGAGCCCGAGCTGTTCGAGAGCGCACCGGGCCGCGCCAACGTCGTCGTGCGCCTCGAGGGTGCGGACCCGTCGCGTCCGGCGCTCGTCGTGCACGGGCACCTCGACGTCGTCCCCGCGCACGCGCCGGACTGGTCGGTGGACCCCTTCGCGGCCGAGGTGCGCGACGGGCTCGTGTGGGGTCGCGGGGCCGTCGACATGAAGGACATGGACGCGATGGTGCTCGCCGTCGTGCGGCAGATGGTCCGCGAGGGCCGCCGTCCGGCGCGGGACGTCGTCCTCGCGATGTTCGCCGACGAGGAGGCGGGCGGTCGGTTCGGCGCCCACTGGGCCGTGGAGCACCGCCCCGAGCTCTTCGCCGGGGCGACCGAGGCGATCAGCGAGGTCGGCGGGTTCTCGGTCGACGTCGCCGGGCAGCGCGTCTACCTCCTGCAGACCGCCGAGAAGGGGCTCGCGTGGCTGCGGCTCGTCGCCGAGGGGCGCGCCGGGCACGGCAGCCAGGTCAACACGGACAACGCGGTGACCCACCTGGCCGCGGCCGTCGCCCGCATCGGCGAGCACGCGTGGCCGTTGCAGCTCACCCCGACGGTCCGGGCCCTGCTCACGGGCGTGGCGGACCTCACCGGCCTGCCGTTCGGCCCCGAGGACCCGGACGCGGTGGACGCGCTGGTCGACGCGCTGGGCCCGGCGTCACGGTTCGTCGGCGCCACCCTGCGGCACTCGACGAACCCGACGCGCCTCGCGGCGGGCTACAAGGAGAACGTCATCCCCGGATCCGCGACCGCCGCGGTCGACGGACGCTTCCTGCCCGGCCTGTCCGCCGAGTTCGACGCGACGGTCGCGCGCCTCGCGGGGCCGCACGTGCGCATCGAGGACCTCGTGCGGGACACGGGCCTGGAGGCGCCGTCCGAGGGTGCGCTCGTCGACGCGATGGTGGCGGCCGTCGTGGCGGAGGACCCCGGCGCGCACGTCCTGCCCTACATGCTCTCCGGTGGGACGGACAACAAGTCGTTGTCGCTGCTGGGCATCACGGGGTACGGGTTCGCGCCGTTGCGCCTGCCGCCCGACCTGGACTTCGCCGGCATGTTCCACGGCGTGGACGAGCGGGTCCCGGTCGACGCGCTGCGCTTCGGCACACGCGTCCTCGACCGCCTGCTCACGACCTGCTGA
- a CDS encoding PAC2 family protein has translation MNEDAAPDLPARETVMLAAFEGWNDAGSAATTALEHLHDVWGAEQVDELDPEEYHDFQVNRPVVGLGPDGTREITWPTTAVAVATTPRSGRQVVLVHGIEPSMRWRRYCGELLDIAAGLGVRTIVTVGALLADVPHTRPIPVNATSEDAHVRELMGLEPNTYEGPTGIVGVLQHEAAARGMQALSLWAAVPHYVAAPPSPKATLAILHRIEALIGEPVPLAELPEDATAWQLGVDELAGEDSEIGEYVRQLEEAKDTAELPEASGEAIAQEFERYLRRRDKGTGG, from the coding sequence GTGAACGAGGACGCAGCCCCGGACCTGCCGGCCCGTGAGACCGTCATGCTCGCGGCGTTCGAAGGGTGGAACGACGCGGGCAGCGCCGCGACGACGGCGCTCGAGCACCTGCACGACGTGTGGGGTGCCGAGCAGGTCGACGAGCTGGACCCTGAGGAGTACCACGACTTCCAGGTGAACCGGCCCGTGGTCGGCCTGGGGCCCGACGGAACGCGCGAGATCACGTGGCCGACGACCGCGGTCGCGGTCGCGACGACCCCGCGCTCGGGACGCCAGGTGGTGCTCGTCCACGGCATCGAGCCGTCGATGCGGTGGCGGCGCTACTGCGGGGAGCTGCTCGACATCGCGGCCGGCCTGGGCGTCCGCACCATCGTCACCGTCGGGGCGCTGCTCGCCGACGTGCCGCACACGCGTCCGATCCCGGTCAACGCGACGAGCGAGGACGCGCACGTCCGCGAGCTGATGGGCCTGGAGCCGAACACGTACGAGGGGCCGACGGGCATCGTCGGCGTGCTGCAGCACGAGGCCGCCGCGCGCGGCATGCAGGCCCTGTCGCTGTGGGCCGCGGTGCCGCACTACGTCGCGGCGCCCCCCTCGCCCAAGGCGACCCTCGCGATCCTGCACCGCATCGAGGCGCTCATCGGCGAGCCGGTCCCGCTCGCGGAGCTGCCGGAGGACGCGACGGCGTGGCAGCTGGGCGTCGACGAGCTGGCCGGTGAGGACTCCGAGATCGGCGAGTACGTGCGCCAGCTCGAGGAGGCCAAGGACACCGCCGAGCTCCCGGAGGCGAGCGGCGAGGCCATCGCGCAGGAGTTCGAGCGCTACTTACGTCGGCGGGACAAGGGCACCGGCGGCTGA
- a CDS encoding RecB family exonuclease, with the protein MDTQQDRTPVDPPTDGPTDEPRVPGLSPSRANDYLQCPLLFRFRAVDRLPEPASPAAARGTLVHAVLEKLFDLPAAERTLEAACAALPERWAEVLEQDPRCVDLHTTDAEREEFLAGAERLLATWFTLEDPTRLEPRARELQVRHDLDGGPRLRGVVDRVDVAPNGWVRVVDYKTGRSPRAGYESSALFQMRFYAYVVWRTRGVLPKRLQLAYLGDGVVVSHEPTESEMHTLEARVRSIWAGIEDTARSGDWRPRPSRLCDWCSFRDRCPSFGGTPPPVPEGAVERAIGVTPSPAG; encoded by the coding sequence GTGGACACCCAGCAGGACCGAACGCCCGTGGACCCACCGACCGACGGGCCGACCGACGAGCCGCGCGTCCCGGGGCTGTCGCCCTCGCGCGCCAACGACTACCTGCAGTGCCCGCTGCTGTTCCGCTTCCGCGCCGTCGACCGCCTTCCCGAGCCCGCGTCGCCCGCGGCGGCTCGCGGGACGCTCGTGCACGCCGTCCTCGAGAAGCTCTTCGACCTGCCGGCCGCCGAGCGGACGCTCGAGGCGGCGTGCGCCGCGCTGCCCGAGCGCTGGGCGGAGGTGCTGGAGCAGGACCCCCGGTGCGTCGACCTGCACACGACCGATGCGGAGCGCGAGGAGTTCCTCGCCGGGGCCGAGCGGCTGCTGGCCACCTGGTTCACCCTCGAGGACCCGACGCGGCTCGAGCCGCGGGCCCGCGAGCTGCAGGTGCGCCACGACCTCGACGGCGGACCGCGGCTGCGGGGCGTCGTCGACCGCGTCGACGTCGCACCGAACGGCTGGGTGCGCGTCGTGGACTACAAGACGGGCCGATCCCCGCGCGCCGGGTACGAGAGCTCCGCGCTGTTCCAGATGCGGTTCTACGCGTACGTCGTGTGGCGGACGCGTGGCGTGCTGCCGAAGCGGCTGCAGCTGGCGTACCTCGGCGACGGCGTGGTGGTCAGCCACGAGCCGACCGAGTCCGAGATGCACACGCTCGAGGCGCGCGTGCGGTCGATCTGGGCCGGCATCGAGGACACCGCCCGCTCGGGCGACTGGCGCCCGCGCCCCTCGCGGTTGTGCGACTGGTGCTCGTTCCGCGACCGGTGCCCGTCGTTCGGCGGGACGCCGCCACCGGTCCCGGAGGGGGCGGTGGAACGCGCGATCGGGGTGACGCCCTCGCCGGCCGGCTGA
- the mshC gene encoding cysteine--1-D-myo-inosityl 2-amino-2-deoxy-alpha-D-glucopyranoside ligase, with product MLTWPAPQIPRLPGTGEPVRVLDTSTGQVVVAAPGRDARLYVCGITPYDATHLGHAATYVAFDVLGRAWRDAGQQVTYASNVTDVDDPLLERATAIGVDWRTLAADQTALFASDMAALGVVPPDVYRGVVESVPQVAAAVELLLARGAAYRLASPDGGDDVYADLSADAAFGSVARLDDAAMLALSAERGGDPERPGKRSPLDPLLWRAERPGEPAWDTPGLGRGRPGWHIECSVIARDGLGVPFDVQGGGSDLAFPHHECSASHLRLLDAGESARAHVHTGMVGYEGHKMSKSRGNLVLVSRLLADGVEPMAIRLAVLAHRYRDDWEWTDEGLAAAQQRVVTWRRALSGNGGPDAAPLLAGVRAAVADDLDTPRALALVDAWAATALAGQVEFHAGAPGVVSRTIDALLGVRM from the coding sequence GTGCTCACCTGGCCCGCTCCGCAGATCCCTCGGCTCCCCGGGACCGGTGAGCCGGTCCGGGTGCTGGACACCTCGACCGGCCAGGTCGTCGTGGCGGCGCCGGGCCGCGACGCCCGGCTCTACGTGTGCGGCATCACCCCGTACGACGCGACCCACCTCGGCCACGCCGCCACGTACGTCGCCTTCGATGTGCTGGGGCGTGCGTGGCGCGACGCGGGTCAGCAGGTCACGTACGCGTCGAACGTGACGGACGTCGACGACCCGCTGCTCGAGCGCGCCACGGCCATCGGCGTCGACTGGCGCACCCTCGCGGCGGACCAGACCGCCCTGTTCGCGTCCGACATGGCAGCCCTCGGTGTCGTGCCACCCGACGTGTACCGCGGCGTCGTCGAGTCGGTCCCGCAGGTCGCCGCAGCGGTCGAGCTCCTCCTGGCACGTGGTGCGGCCTACCGGCTCGCGTCCCCCGACGGCGGCGACGACGTGTACGCCGACCTGTCCGCGGACGCGGCGTTCGGGTCGGTCGCGCGGCTCGACGACGCGGCGATGCTGGCGCTGAGCGCCGAGCGTGGCGGCGACCCCGAGCGCCCCGGCAAGCGCTCACCCCTCGACCCGCTGCTGTGGCGTGCCGAGCGCCCCGGCGAGCCCGCCTGGGACACCCCCGGCCTGGGGCGCGGCCGTCCCGGGTGGCACATCGAGTGCTCCGTCATCGCACGCGACGGTCTCGGTGTGCCCTTCGACGTGCAGGGCGGCGGATCCGACCTGGCGTTCCCGCACCACGAGTGCAGCGCGTCGCACCTGCGCCTGCTGGACGCGGGGGAGTCGGCGCGCGCGCACGTGCACACCGGGATGGTGGGGTACGAGGGCCACAAGATGAGCAAGTCACGCGGCAACCTCGTGCTGGTCTCCCGGCTGCTCGCGGACGGGGTCGAGCCCATGGCCATCCGCCTCGCCGTGCTCGCGCACCGGTACCGCGACGACTGGGAGTGGACCGACGAGGGCCTCGCGGCGGCGCAGCAGCGTGTCGTGACGTGGCGCCGGGCGCTGTCCGGCAACGGCGGGCCCGACGCGGCTCCGCTCCTCGCCGGGGTCCGTGCCGCCGTGGCGGACGACCTCGACACCCCGCGCGCGCTCGCGCTCGTCGACGCCTGGGCCGCGACCGCGCTCGCCGGTCAGGTGGAGTTCCACGCGGGCGCGCCGGGCGTCGTGTCCCGCACGATCGACGCGCTGCTGGGCGTGCGGATGTGA
- a CDS encoding M3 family metallopeptidase, which produces MVPMTSDVLPLDAANPFARASDLPYGLPDFRELREEHYLPALRAGMAEQRAEVEAIATDPNEPTVENTLEALERSGRLLHRVASAFYVQAGAESTPGLQDVEEEVAPLLAAHSDAIWLDARLHARVEALAARVEADGVQLPPDTAWLLHRTRTRFTRAGVGLDEADQQRLRAINAEITSLDAAFGRLLLAGANAAAVLVTDEAELDGLPDDARDAAAQAAAARGDEGAWLIELQLPTQQSVLSLLRDRGLRERVMTASLGRGATGDEHDTRSTLLGLVRLRAERARLLGFEHHAAYVAADATAGSAQAVEEMLVRLAPAAVANARAEAADLEHALQADHPGASLEPWDWAYYAGRVRQERRALDEAELRPYLELERVLADGVFRAANALYGLTFAERHDLVGYHPDVRVFEVFDADGTGLGLFLGDWWTRPAKRGGAWMNSLVDQSTLLGEAPVVVNNLNVPKPPPGQPTLLTWDEVITMFHEFGHALHALLSAVRYPSQSGTSVPRDFVEYPSQVNEMWAWDPEVLRSFAVHHETGEPMPQEWVQTLLAGRQDGEGFATTEYLAAALLDQAWYRLAPEDVPTAPEQVEEFEARALRDAGVDLRTVPPRYRTTYFNHIFGSGYSAGYYAYIWSEVLDADTVEWFAENGGLRRENGDAFRTRLLGRGGSIDPLQAFRDLRGRDPRIEPLLARRGLAAAQ; this is translated from the coding sequence ATGGTGCCCATGACCTCCGACGTGCTCCCGCTCGACGCCGCCAACCCGTTCGCCCGTGCGTCCGACCTGCCGTACGGCCTGCCGGACTTCCGTGAGCTGCGTGAGGAGCACTACCTGCCCGCGCTGCGCGCCGGCATGGCCGAGCAGCGCGCCGAGGTCGAGGCGATCGCGACCGACCCGAACGAGCCGACCGTGGAGAACACGCTCGAGGCGCTCGAGCGGTCCGGGCGGCTCCTGCACCGCGTCGCCTCCGCCTTCTACGTCCAGGCGGGCGCCGAGTCCACGCCCGGTCTGCAGGACGTCGAGGAGGAGGTCGCGCCGCTGCTGGCGGCGCACTCCGACGCCATCTGGCTGGACGCGCGGCTGCACGCACGGGTCGAGGCGCTCGCCGCCCGCGTCGAGGCCGACGGCGTGCAGCTCCCACCCGACACGGCCTGGCTGCTGCACCGCACCCGGACGCGCTTCACGCGTGCCGGCGTCGGCCTGGACGAGGCGGACCAGCAGCGGCTGCGCGCGATCAACGCCGAGATCACGTCGCTCGACGCGGCCTTCGGGAGGCTGCTGCTCGCGGGCGCCAACGCCGCGGCGGTCCTCGTGACCGACGAGGCCGAGCTGGACGGCCTGCCGGACGACGCCCGCGACGCGGCGGCACAGGCCGCGGCCGCACGCGGCGACGAGGGTGCGTGGCTGATCGAGCTGCAGCTGCCCACCCAGCAATCTGTCCTGTCGCTGCTGCGCGACCGCGGGCTGCGCGAGCGCGTCATGACCGCGTCGCTCGGCCGCGGTGCGACCGGCGACGAGCACGACACGCGCAGCACCCTGCTGGGACTCGTGCGCCTGCGCGCCGAGCGTGCCCGGCTGCTGGGCTTCGAGCACCACGCGGCCTACGTGGCCGCGGACGCGACGGCCGGCTCCGCGCAGGCCGTCGAGGAGATGCTCGTGCGACTGGCTCCCGCGGCCGTGGCCAACGCCCGCGCCGAGGCCGCCGACCTCGAGCACGCGTTGCAGGCCGACCACCCGGGTGCGTCGCTCGAGCCCTGGGACTGGGCCTACTACGCCGGACGTGTCCGGCAGGAGCGCCGTGCGCTCGACGAGGCGGAGCTGCGCCCCTACCTCGAGCTCGAGCGCGTCCTCGCGGACGGGGTGTTCCGCGCCGCGAACGCGCTGTACGGGCTGACGTTCGCGGAGCGGCACGACCTCGTCGGGTACCACCCCGACGTGCGTGTGTTCGAGGTCTTCGACGCCGACGGCACGGGCCTCGGCCTCTTCCTGGGGGACTGGTGGACGCGACCCGCCAAGCGCGGCGGGGCCTGGATGAACTCGCTCGTCGACCAGTCGACCCTGCTGGGGGAGGCGCCGGTCGTCGTCAACAACCTCAACGTCCCCAAGCCGCCGCCCGGGCAGCCGACGCTGCTCACGTGGGACGAGGTCATCACGATGTTCCACGAGTTCGGGCACGCGCTGCACGCGCTGCTGTCGGCCGTGCGGTACCCGTCGCAGTCGGGTACGAGCGTGCCGCGGGACTTCGTGGAGTACCCGTCGCAGGTCAACGAGATGTGGGCGTGGGACCCCGAGGTCCTGCGGTCGTTCGCGGTGCACCACGAGACCGGTGAGCCGATGCCGCAGGAGTGGGTGCAGACCCTGCTCGCGGGGCGTCAGGACGGCGAGGGGTTCGCCACGACCGAGTACCTCGCGGCGGCGCTGCTCGACCAGGCCTGGTACCGCCTGGCGCCCGAGGACGTGCCGACGGCGCCCGAGCAGGTCGAGGAGTTCGAGGCTCGCGCGCTGCGCGACGCGGGTGTCGACCTGCGCACGGTGCCGCCGCGGTACCGCACGACGTACTTCAACCACATCTTCGGGTCGGGCTACTCCGCGGGGTACTACGCGTACATCTGGTCCGAGGTCCTCGACGCCGACACGGTCGAGTGGTTCGCCGAGAACGGCGGGCTGCGGCGCGAGAACGGCGACGCCTTCCGGACGCGGCTGCTGGGCCGCGGCGGGTCGATCGACCCGCTGCAGGCGTTCCGCGACCTGCGCGGCCGCGACCCGCGCATCGAGCCGCTGCTGGCGCGGCGCGGACTGGCGGCGGCGCAGTGA
- a CDS encoding site-2 protease family protein: MSSPRPPRPSGWVLGHVAGAPVVLAPSWLLAAVVLTLVFAPSVQTWTGGGGALPYVVALVFVVLLFASVLVHELAHGLVAKARGQQPHAFVLTLWGGHTTFGGAAATPGTSALVAVVGPVANLVLAGGFMLVADHAVPDGTLLQTVLWAGAVANGFVGLFNLVPGLPLDGGRILEAAVWAATRDRHRGSVVAGWTGRVVAVGVVLVVLVRPWLAGVTPDLVSVAWAALIGAFLWSGASAAVRAGRTGRVVDSLTLQSIGRPAVVVGAQASLAQARETAAAAHTADVVVLAPDGRPAAYVDTEAAARVPADLAGTTTVLAVSTPLPVGAVVDGSLTGDALLRALSAASAHGPVVAAVVDGRVVALVRTRDVVAALRG; encoded by the coding sequence GTGAGCTCACCGCGACCCCCGCGTCCCTCCGGCTGGGTGCTGGGGCACGTCGCCGGCGCACCCGTCGTCCTGGCCCCCAGCTGGTTGCTCGCGGCCGTCGTGCTGACGCTGGTCTTCGCGCCCAGCGTGCAGACCTGGACGGGGGGCGGTGGTGCGCTGCCGTACGTCGTGGCTCTCGTGTTCGTCGTCCTGCTGTTCGCGTCCGTGCTCGTCCACGAGCTCGCGCACGGTCTGGTCGCCAAGGCCCGGGGCCAGCAGCCGCACGCCTTCGTGCTCACGCTGTGGGGCGGGCACACCACGTTCGGCGGTGCGGCGGCCACCCCGGGGACGAGTGCGCTCGTCGCGGTCGTCGGACCGGTCGCCAACCTCGTCCTCGCGGGTGGCTTCATGCTGGTCGCGGACCACGCGGTGCCCGACGGCACGCTGCTGCAGACCGTGCTGTGGGCAGGGGCCGTCGCCAACGGGTTCGTCGGCCTGTTCAACCTCGTGCCGGGGCTCCCGCTCGACGGCGGCCGCATCCTCGAGGCGGCCGTGTGGGCGGCCACGCGGGACCGCCACCGCGGCAGCGTGGTCGCGGGGTGGACCGGGCGCGTCGTCGCGGTCGGCGTGGTGCTCGTCGTGCTCGTCCGGCCGTGGCTCGCCGGCGTCACGCCCGACCTCGTCTCGGTGGCGTGGGCCGCCCTCATCGGTGCGTTCCTGTGGTCGGGTGCGTCGGCCGCCGTGCGGGCCGGGCGGACGGGCCGCGTCGTGGACTCCCTCACGCTGCAGAGCATCGGGCGGCCGGCCGTCGTCGTCGGGGCGCAGGCGTCGCTCGCGCAGGCGCGGGAGACGGCTGCCGCGGCGCACACGGCGGACGTCGTCGTGCTCGCCCCCGACGGCCGCCCCGCGGCGTACGTCGACACCGAGGCCGCTGCGCGCGTCCCGGCGGACCTGGCCGGTACGACGACCGTCCTGGCGGTCTCGACCCCCCTGCCCGTCGGCGCGGTCGTCGACGGCTCCCTGACGGGGGACGCGCTGCTGCGTGCGCTGTCCGCGGCGTCCGCGCACGGCCCCGTGGTCGCCGCCGTCGTCGACGGGCGCGTGGTGGCGCTCGTGCGCACGCGGGACGTCGTCGCGGCGCTGCGAGGGTGA
- a CDS encoding undecaprenyl-diphosphate phosphatase yields MATGIGTGEAIFLGLVQGLTEFLPVSSSAHLRIFGELVGSGDPGAAFTAITQLGTETAVLLYFRRDIKRIALAWWAAVRGAYGTDWRSRAGMPAGQPSDRDALMAWFIALGSVPIVVLGLAFQDAIERPFRNLWLVALTLAGFALVLGWADRRGAKTRRLEELTPKHAIAFGFWQALALVPGVSRSGGTITGGLLMGYTREAAARYSFLLAIPAVFGSGLFQLVKSVGDFGQAGTPSLGATLVATLVAFVVGYVVIIAFLKIVSTFSYAPFVYYRLGLALLVVLLLLTGVLEPVTAPANA; encoded by the coding sequence GTGGCAACGGGCATCGGTACGGGCGAAGCGATCTTCCTGGGGCTGGTCCAAGGTCTGACCGAGTTCCTGCCGGTCTCCTCCAGCGCCCACCTGCGCATCTTCGGTGAGCTCGTCGGGTCCGGTGACCCGGGCGCCGCGTTCACGGCGATCACCCAGCTCGGCACCGAGACCGCCGTGCTCCTCTACTTCCGCCGCGACATCAAGCGCATCGCGCTCGCGTGGTGGGCCGCGGTGCGTGGGGCCTACGGCACCGACTGGCGCTCGCGCGCGGGCATGCCCGCCGGGCAGCCGTCGGACCGCGACGCGCTCATGGCGTGGTTCATCGCGCTCGGCTCGGTGCCGATCGTCGTGCTGGGGCTGGCGTTCCAGGACGCGATCGAGCGCCCCTTCCGCAACCTGTGGCTCGTGGCGCTGACGCTGGCGGGGTTCGCGCTCGTCCTCGGGTGGGCGGACCGTCGCGGGGCCAAGACCCGGCGGCTCGAGGAGCTGACACCCAAGCACGCGATCGCCTTCGGGTTCTGGCAGGCGCTCGCGCTCGTGCCCGGGGTCTCGCGCTCGGGCGGCACGATCACCGGCGGTCTGCTCATGGGCTACACCCGCGAGGCCGCGGCGCGGTACTCGTTCCTGCTCGCCATCCCCGCGGTGTTCGGCTCGGGGCTGTTCCAGCTCGTCAAGAGCGTGGGCGACTTCGGGCAGGCCGGCACCCCGAGCCTCGGGGCGACGCTCGTCGCGACGCTCGTGGCGTTCGTCGTCGGGTACGTCGTGATCATCGCGTTCCTCAAGATCGTCTCGACCTTCAGCTACGCGCCGTTCGTGTACTACCGGCTCGGTCTCGCGCTGCTCGTCGTGCTCCTGCTGCTCACCGGTGTGCTCGAGCCGGTCACGGCGCCCGCGAACGCCTGA
- a CDS encoding aldo/keto reductase → MEHRRLGRTGLRVSSLGLGTMTWSRDTDDHEAAEQLRDFVEAGGTLVDTSAAYADGGSEELLGTLLGEVVDREDVVICTKAGVRRTAEGGMVDASRGALLDSLDASLRRLGTDRVDLWLATPDPRTPLEETVSALRHAVQVGKARYVGLSNHAGWQVARAATLLETDPGLAAVEAEYSLLQRGVEREVLPACAALGAGLLAWSPLGRGVLTGKYRRTIPSDSRAASAHLAGFVQPYLTADAAGVVDAVVMAASGLDRTPLEVALAWVTSRPGVAGAIVGARTAAQLRGALTVHDLRLPPEIVAVLDELTAPNAGYPER, encoded by the coding sequence ATGGAGCACCGCCGTCTGGGCCGCACCGGCCTGCGCGTCTCGTCGCTGGGTCTGGGGACGATGACGTGGAGCCGCGACACCGACGACCACGAGGCCGCCGAGCAGCTGCGCGACTTCGTCGAGGCGGGCGGCACGCTCGTCGACACCTCGGCCGCGTACGCCGACGGCGGCTCCGAGGAGCTCCTCGGCACCCTGCTCGGTGAGGTCGTCGACCGCGAGGACGTCGTCATCTGCACCAAGGCGGGTGTGCGGCGCACGGCGGAGGGCGGGATGGTCGACGCCTCACGCGGTGCCCTGCTCGACAGCCTCGACGCGTCGCTGCGTCGCCTCGGGACCGACCGTGTCGACCTGTGGCTGGCGACGCCCGACCCGCGCACCCCGCTGGAGGAGACCGTCTCGGCGCTGCGCCACGCCGTGCAGGTCGGCAAGGCCCGCTACGTGGGCCTGTCGAACCACGCGGGCTGGCAGGTCGCGCGTGCCGCCACGCTCCTCGAGACCGACCCCGGGCTGGCCGCCGTCGAGGCGGAGTACTCGCTCCTGCAGCGTGGCGTGGAGCGCGAGGTGCTGCCGGCGTGCGCCGCGCTGGGTGCCGGGCTGCTCGCGTGGTCACCGCTGGGACGCGGCGTGCTCACGGGCAAGTACCGCCGCACGATCCCGTCGGACTCGCGCGCGGCGTCCGCGCACCTCGCGGGGTTCGTGCAGCCGTACCTCACGGCCGACGCGGCCGGGGTGGTGGACGCCGTGGTCATGGCCGCGTCAGGGCTGGACCGCACGCCGCTGGAGGTCGCCCTCGCGTGGGTGACGTCCCGGCCAGGGGTGGCCGGCGCGATCGTCGGGGCCCGCACCGCGGCGCAGCTGCGCGGTGCGCTGACCGTGCACGACCTGCGCCTGCCGCCGGAGATCGTCGCGGTGCTCGACGAGCTCACGGCGCCGAACGCGGGCTACCCCGAGCGCTAG
- a CDS encoding HAD family hydrolase: MPGQVLPAAVLWDMDGTLIDTEPYWMAAEIELVEAHGGVWTREQAVAMIGSSMDVAAGLLQAAGVGLPVAEIADALNSSVRAAVAAGIPWQAGAHRILGALHVAGVPQALVTSAFEVVAAPFARTVGLFDVVVSGDTVSRPKPDPEPYLTAARLLGVDITDCVAFEDSRSGVASAVASGARVVAVDSHVVLDPPTEVSRTSSLERIGLDTIARIARGEVLDLRDHV, translated from the coding sequence ATGCCCGGGCAGGTGCTCCCGGCGGCGGTGCTGTGGGACATGGACGGCACGCTGATCGACACCGAGCCGTACTGGATGGCAGCCGAGATCGAGCTCGTCGAGGCGCACGGCGGGGTGTGGACCCGCGAGCAGGCGGTCGCGATGATCGGCAGCTCGATGGACGTCGCCGCCGGGCTCCTGCAGGCGGCGGGCGTCGGCCTGCCGGTCGCCGAGATCGCCGACGCCCTCAACTCCTCCGTGCGTGCCGCCGTCGCCGCTGGCATCCCCTGGCAGGCGGGGGCGCACCGCATCCTGGGTGCACTGCACGTCGCGGGGGTGCCGCAGGCGCTCGTGACCTCGGCGTTCGAGGTGGTGGCGGCGCCCTTCGCGCGCACCGTGGGGCTGTTCGACGTCGTGGTCAGCGGTGACACCGTCAGTCGTCCCAAGCCGGACCCGGAGCCGTACCTGACCGCGGCGCGGCTGCTGGGCGTCGACATCACGGACTGCGTGGCGTTCGAGGACTCCCGCTCGGGTGTGGCGTCGGCCGTGGCGAGCGGGGCGCGGGTCGTCGCCGTCGACTCCCACGTGGTGCTGGACCCGCCGACGGAGGTCTCGCGCACGTCATCGCTGGAGAGGATCGGCCTTGACACGATCGCGCGCATCGCGCGCGGTGAGGTGCTGGACCTGCGCGACCACGTCTGA
- a CDS encoding DUF5703 family protein, whose protein sequence is MTDSRARERRSEWDAHGGQWEYRVLRIPATTSGGDARRMLTDEAEYGRWELARLRLYAGGERRVWLRRKIIRVRSTLANTSV, encoded by the coding sequence ATGACGGACAGTCGGGCGCGCGAGCGGCGCAGCGAGTGGGACGCGCACGGTGGCCAGTGGGAGTACCGCGTGCTGCGGATCCCGGCAACGACGTCCGGCGGGGACGCCCGGCGCATGCTCACCGACGAGGCCGAGTACGGCCGCTGGGAGCTCGCCCGCCTGCGCCTCTACGCCGGCGGCGAGAGGCGGGTGTGGCTGCGGCGCAAGATCATCCGGGTGCGCTCCACGCTCGCGAACACCTCGGTCTGA
- a CDS encoding primosomal protein yields the protein MTVDPRAALDRLVAALEAHYAAVVGKNGEDDPAVDDAYDVLADAFEVYDDALGTVHGEATPFYLGEDDEDGDEPDEDDEDDEDDDDDEDDDDLDTDFEVDDRA from the coding sequence ATGACCGTGGACCCGCGCGCCGCACTCGACCGACTGGTTGCCGCCCTCGAGGCGCACTACGCCGCAGTCGTGGGCAAGAACGGTGAGGACGACCCTGCCGTGGACGACGCGTACGACGTCCTGGCCGACGCGTTCGAGGTGTACGACGACGCGCTGGGCACGGTCCACGGCGAGGCGACCCCGTTCTACCTCGGTGAGGACGACGAGGACGGCGACGAGCCCGACGAGGACGACGAGGACGACGAGGACGACGACGACGACGAGGACGACGACGACCTCGACACCGACTTCGAGGTCGACGACCGCGCCTGA